In one Arachis duranensis cultivar V14167 chromosome 9, aradu.V14167.gnm2.J7QH, whole genome shotgun sequence genomic region, the following are encoded:
- the LOC107467560 gene encoding protein DETOXIFICATION 16 isoform X3 yields the protein MERVVKSGLETPLCPPNQEPDDQRFEQCCCLREDIVEEAKKQLWLAGPLIAVSLLQFSLQMISIMFVGHLGNLFLSGASLGFSFASCTGYSVLLGMGSALETLCGQAYGAKKYHMLGIHTQRAMIVLLSLSIPLSLIWFYTSNLLTVMGQDHEISAVAGTYNRWMIPGLFAYAILQCLNRFLQTQNNVFPMLITSGITTLVHAAFCWLFVYEFDLGSKGAALAISLSYWVNVFLLVIYINCSRACASTWNGVSKEALNDILSFIKLGVASAVMICFEYWSFEMVVLLSGLLPNPQLETSVLSISLNTCWMVYQISVGLGGAISTRVSNELGAGNARGALLALHVMIATAILEGTTIALITILVRNVWGKLYSNEDQVIRYVSKMMPLLALSDFLDGFQCVLSGAARGCGWQNLCASINLGAYYVVGIPSAILFAFVFHMGGMGLWIGIICGLSVQGIALVTVNARKTVHTTQETTNMVTEP from the exons ATGGAAAGAGTAGTTAAATCGGGTCTTGAAACTCCACTGTGCCCTCCAAACCAAGAACCTGATGATCAGAGATTTGAACAATGTTGTTGCCTTAGAGAAGACATTGTTGAGGAAGCTAAGAAGCAACTATGGCTAGCAGGGCCTCTTATTGCAGTTAGTTTGCTTCAATTCAGCTTACAAATGATATCTATAATGTTTGTTGGCCATCTTGGCAACTTGTTTCTTTCTGGTGCTTCCTTGGGTTTCTCCTTTGCTTCTTGCACTGGTTACAGCGTTTTG TTAGGAATGGGAAGTGCATTGGAGACACTATGTGGGCAAGCATATGGAGCCAAGAAGTATCACATGCTAGGAATCCACACACAAAGGGCAATGATTGTTCTTCTATCTCTAAGTATTCCATTATCATTAATCTGGTTTTACACAAGCAACCTCCTCACTGTAATGGGACAAGACCATGAGATATCGGCTGTGGCCGGAACATATAATCGCTGGATGATCCCTGGCCTTTTTGCTTATGCCATCCTTCAATGCCTCAACAGATTTCTGCAGACTCAAAACAATGTTTTCCCAATGCTTATAACCTCTGGAATCACAACTTTGGTGCATGCAGCATTTTGTTGGCTTTTTGTGTATGAATTTGACTTAGGTAGCAAAGGCGCAGCATTGGCCATCAGCTTGTCTTATTGGGTTAATGTGTTCCTATTGGTGATTTACATAAACTGTTCTAGAGCTTGTGCATCAACTTGGAATGGAGTTTCCAAAGAGGCCTTGAATGACATTCTCAGCTTTATAAAACTAGGAGTTGCTTCAGCAGTTATGATATG CTTTGAATACTGGTCGTTTGAGATGGTTGTGCTTCTCTCAGGTCTTCTGCCAAACCCACAACTAGAGACATCTGTTTTATCAATAAG CCTTAATACATGTTGGATGGTTTATCAGATATCTGTTGGTCTTGGTGGTGCCATAAG CACCCGTGTTTCAAATGAACTGGGTGCTGGGAATGCACGAGGCGCGCTCTTGGCTCTTCATGTCATGATTGCAACCGCCATATTAGAGGGTACAACAATAGCATTGATCACCATTTTGGTGAGGAATGTTTGGGGAAAGCTCTACAGCAATGAAGATCAAGTTATAAGATATGTTTCCAAGATGATGCCTCTACTTGCACTCTCTGACTTCCTGGATGGCTTCCAGTGTGTTCTTTCAG GAGCTGCTAGAGGGTGTGGTTGGCAAAATCTATGTGCATCTATAAACCTTGGTGCTTACTATGTTGTGGGAATTCCTTCTGCTATCTTATTTGCATTTGTGTTTCATATGGGAGGGATG GGACTTTGGATAGGAATCATATGTGGACTTTCTGTTCAGGGGATAGCACTAGTTACAGTAAAT gCAAGGAAAACAGTTCACACAACTCAGGAAACTACTAACATGGTTACAGAACCGTAG
- the LOC107467560 gene encoding protein DETOXIFICATION 16 isoform X1 — protein MERVVKSGLETPLCPPNQEPDDQRFEQCCCLREDIVEEAKKQLWLAGPLIAVSLLQFSLQMISIMFVGHLGNLFLSGASLGFSFASCTGYSVLLGMGSALETLCGQAYGAKKYHMLGIHTQRAMIVLLSLSIPLSLIWFYTSNLLTVMGQDHEISAVAGTYNRWMIPGLFAYAILQCLNRFLQTQNNVFPMLITSGITTLVHAAFCWLFVYEFDLGSKGAALAISLSYWVNVFLLVIYINCSRACASTWNGVSKEALNDILSFIKLGVASAVMICFEYWSFEMVVLLSGLLPNPQLETSVLSISLNTCWMVYQISVGLGGAISTRVSNELGAGNARGALLALHVMIATAILEGTTIALITILVRNVWGKLYSNEDQVIRYVSKMMPLLALSDFLDGFQCVLSGAARGCGWQNLCASINLGAYYVVGIPSAILFAFVFHMGGMGLWIGIICGLSVQGIALVTVNVCTDWDRVARKTVHTTQETTNMVTEP, from the exons ATGGAAAGAGTAGTTAAATCGGGTCTTGAAACTCCACTGTGCCCTCCAAACCAAGAACCTGATGATCAGAGATTTGAACAATGTTGTTGCCTTAGAGAAGACATTGTTGAGGAAGCTAAGAAGCAACTATGGCTAGCAGGGCCTCTTATTGCAGTTAGTTTGCTTCAATTCAGCTTACAAATGATATCTATAATGTTTGTTGGCCATCTTGGCAACTTGTTTCTTTCTGGTGCTTCCTTGGGTTTCTCCTTTGCTTCTTGCACTGGTTACAGCGTTTTG TTAGGAATGGGAAGTGCATTGGAGACACTATGTGGGCAAGCATATGGAGCCAAGAAGTATCACATGCTAGGAATCCACACACAAAGGGCAATGATTGTTCTTCTATCTCTAAGTATTCCATTATCATTAATCTGGTTTTACACAAGCAACCTCCTCACTGTAATGGGACAAGACCATGAGATATCGGCTGTGGCCGGAACATATAATCGCTGGATGATCCCTGGCCTTTTTGCTTATGCCATCCTTCAATGCCTCAACAGATTTCTGCAGACTCAAAACAATGTTTTCCCAATGCTTATAACCTCTGGAATCACAACTTTGGTGCATGCAGCATTTTGTTGGCTTTTTGTGTATGAATTTGACTTAGGTAGCAAAGGCGCAGCATTGGCCATCAGCTTGTCTTATTGGGTTAATGTGTTCCTATTGGTGATTTACATAAACTGTTCTAGAGCTTGTGCATCAACTTGGAATGGAGTTTCCAAAGAGGCCTTGAATGACATTCTCAGCTTTATAAAACTAGGAGTTGCTTCAGCAGTTATGATATG CTTTGAATACTGGTCGTTTGAGATGGTTGTGCTTCTCTCAGGTCTTCTGCCAAACCCACAACTAGAGACATCTGTTTTATCAATAAG CCTTAATACATGTTGGATGGTTTATCAGATATCTGTTGGTCTTGGTGGTGCCATAAG CACCCGTGTTTCAAATGAACTGGGTGCTGGGAATGCACGAGGCGCGCTCTTGGCTCTTCATGTCATGATTGCAACCGCCATATTAGAGGGTACAACAATAGCATTGATCACCATTTTGGTGAGGAATGTTTGGGGAAAGCTCTACAGCAATGAAGATCAAGTTATAAGATATGTTTCCAAGATGATGCCTCTACTTGCACTCTCTGACTTCCTGGATGGCTTCCAGTGTGTTCTTTCAG GAGCTGCTAGAGGGTGTGGTTGGCAAAATCTATGTGCATCTATAAACCTTGGTGCTTACTATGTTGTGGGAATTCCTTCTGCTATCTTATTTGCATTTGTGTTTCATATGGGAGGGATG GGACTTTGGATAGGAATCATATGTGGACTTTCTGTTCAGGGGATAGCACTAGTTACAGTAAATGTATGCACAGATTGGGATAGAGTG gCAAGGAAAACAGTTCACACAACTCAGGAAACTACTAACATGGTTACAGAACCGTAG
- the LOC107467560 gene encoding protein DETOXIFICATION 16 isoform X2 — MERVVKSGLETPLCPPNQEPDDQRFEQCCCLREDIVEEAKKQLWLAGPLIAVSLLQFSLQMISIMFVGHLGNLFLSGASLGFSFASCTGYSVLLGMGSALETLCGQAYGAKKYHMLGIHTQRAMIVLLSLSIPLSLIWFYTSNLLTVMGQDHEISAVAGTYNRWMIPGLFAYAILQCLNRFLQTQNNVFPMLITSGITTLVHAAFCWLFVYEFDLGSKGAALAISLSYWVNVFLLVIYINCSRACASTWNGVSKEALNDILSFIKLGVASAVMICFEYWSFEMVVLLSGLLPNPQLETSVLSISLNTCWMVYQISVGLGGAISTRVSNELGAGNARGALLALHVMIATAILEGTTIALITILVRNVWGKLYSNEDQVIRYVSKMMPLLALSDFLDGFQCVLSGAARGCGWQNLCASINLGAYYVVGIPSAILFAFVFHMGGMGLWIGIICGLSVQGIALVTVNVCTDWDRVVTICCKENSSHNSGNY, encoded by the exons ATGGAAAGAGTAGTTAAATCGGGTCTTGAAACTCCACTGTGCCCTCCAAACCAAGAACCTGATGATCAGAGATTTGAACAATGTTGTTGCCTTAGAGAAGACATTGTTGAGGAAGCTAAGAAGCAACTATGGCTAGCAGGGCCTCTTATTGCAGTTAGTTTGCTTCAATTCAGCTTACAAATGATATCTATAATGTTTGTTGGCCATCTTGGCAACTTGTTTCTTTCTGGTGCTTCCTTGGGTTTCTCCTTTGCTTCTTGCACTGGTTACAGCGTTTTG TTAGGAATGGGAAGTGCATTGGAGACACTATGTGGGCAAGCATATGGAGCCAAGAAGTATCACATGCTAGGAATCCACACACAAAGGGCAATGATTGTTCTTCTATCTCTAAGTATTCCATTATCATTAATCTGGTTTTACACAAGCAACCTCCTCACTGTAATGGGACAAGACCATGAGATATCGGCTGTGGCCGGAACATATAATCGCTGGATGATCCCTGGCCTTTTTGCTTATGCCATCCTTCAATGCCTCAACAGATTTCTGCAGACTCAAAACAATGTTTTCCCAATGCTTATAACCTCTGGAATCACAACTTTGGTGCATGCAGCATTTTGTTGGCTTTTTGTGTATGAATTTGACTTAGGTAGCAAAGGCGCAGCATTGGCCATCAGCTTGTCTTATTGGGTTAATGTGTTCCTATTGGTGATTTACATAAACTGTTCTAGAGCTTGTGCATCAACTTGGAATGGAGTTTCCAAAGAGGCCTTGAATGACATTCTCAGCTTTATAAAACTAGGAGTTGCTTCAGCAGTTATGATATG CTTTGAATACTGGTCGTTTGAGATGGTTGTGCTTCTCTCAGGTCTTCTGCCAAACCCACAACTAGAGACATCTGTTTTATCAATAAG CCTTAATACATGTTGGATGGTTTATCAGATATCTGTTGGTCTTGGTGGTGCCATAAG CACCCGTGTTTCAAATGAACTGGGTGCTGGGAATGCACGAGGCGCGCTCTTGGCTCTTCATGTCATGATTGCAACCGCCATATTAGAGGGTACAACAATAGCATTGATCACCATTTTGGTGAGGAATGTTTGGGGAAAGCTCTACAGCAATGAAGATCAAGTTATAAGATATGTTTCCAAGATGATGCCTCTACTTGCACTCTCTGACTTCCTGGATGGCTTCCAGTGTGTTCTTTCAG GAGCTGCTAGAGGGTGTGGTTGGCAAAATCTATGTGCATCTATAAACCTTGGTGCTTACTATGTTGTGGGAATTCCTTCTGCTATCTTATTTGCATTTGTGTTTCATATGGGAGGGATG GGACTTTGGATAGGAATCATATGTGGACTTTCTGTTCAGGGGATAGCACTAGTTACAGTAAATGTATGCACAGATTGGGATAGAGTGGTAACCATATGTT gCAAGGAAAACAGTTCACACAACTCAGGAAACTACTAA
- the LOC107467460 gene encoding protein DETOXIFICATION 12 isoform X1 has protein sequence MTMNMEEPLLAPREKELERKRRRGVTWKSLIQELKSICIIAGPMVAVTAFQYLLQIVSIMMVGHLGELYLSATALAFSLSTVTGFSLLLGMASGLETTCGQAYGAQQYQRIGKQTYTAIFCLILVSVPLSFIWINIEQILVFLGQDPMIAHEAAKFMLWLVPALLAYSILQPLVRYFQMQSLLLPMLITSCVVFCVHILLCWALVFKTQLKNVGGALSFSISIWLNVIILGLYMRYSSACAKTRAPLSMDIFQGTREFFRFAVPSAVMICLEWWSFELIILLSGLLPNPQLETSVLSVCLNTISTVYCIPFGIGAAASTRISNELGAGNPEAARIVVMAAMSLAMMETSVVSATLFSCRHIFGYVFSSEKEVVDYVTVMAPLVCLSVIFDSMQGFLSGVARGCGWQHLGVYVNLGAFYLCGIPAAATLAFWVKLRGIGLWVGIQTGSFLQVSLLAIITSCINWEQQAIKARTRIFEGQFSADTTLV, from the exons ATGACTATGAACATGGAGGAGCCCCTACTGGCACCTAGAGAGAAAGaactagagagaaaaagaagaagaggagtaaCATGGAAAAGCTTAATCCAAGAACTGAAGAGTATTTGCATCATAGCAGGTCCTATGGTAGCTGTTACAGCCTTCCAGTATCTTCTACAGATTGTATCTATCATGATGGTTGGTCACCTTGGTGAGCTTTATCTCTCTGCCACCGCCTTAGCTTTCTCCCTTTCTACTGTCACTGGTTTCAGCCTTCTT TTAGGGATGGCTAGTGGTCTGGAAACTACTTGTGGACAGGCTTATGGAGCTCAGCAATACCAAAGAATTGGAAAGCAGACATACACTGCCATCTTCTGTCTAATATTGGTGTCTGTTCCTCTGTCTTTCATTTGGATCAACATTGAACAGATACTAGTGTTCCTTGGTCAGGACCCTATGATTGCTCATGAAGCAGCAAAGTTCATGCTTTGGCTTGTTCCAGCACTTTTGGCATACTCAATTCTGCAGCCATTAGTTCGATACTTCCAAATGCAAAGCTTGCTTCTTCCTATGCTAATAACCTCTTGTGTAGTCTTTTGTGTCCACATACTTCTTTGTTGGGCATTGGTGTTCAAGACTCAACTCAAGAATGTTGGTGGTGCTTTATCATTTAGCATCTCAATCTGGTTGAATGTCATCATTCTTGGATTATACATGAGATACTCTTCAGCATGTGCCAAAACACGGGCTCCACTCTCCATGGACATATTCCAAGGAACTCGCGAGTTCTTTCGATTTGCAGTCCCTTCTGCAGTAATGATTtg TCTTGAATGGTGGTCATTTGAGCTGATAATCTTGCTATCTGGGCTGTTACCAAATCCACAACTTGAAACTTCAGTACTATCAGTTTG TCTTAATACCATTTCAACTGTGTATTGTATCCCTTTTGGAATTGGTGCTGCAGCAAG CACAAGGATTTCAAATGAACTAGGAGCTGGGAATCCAGAGGCTGCCCGGATTGTGGTGATGGCAGCAATGAGTCTTGCAATGATGGAGACAAGTGTAGTAAGTGCAACTCTCTTCAGCTGCCGCCACATCTTTGGATATGTTTTCAGCAGTGAGAAGGAAGTTGTTGATTATGTAACTGTCATGGCTCCTTTGGTCTGTCTCTCAGTCATATTTGACAGCATGCAAGGTTTTCTTTCAG GGGTTGCTAGAGGTTGTGGATGGCAGCACTTAGGTGTTTATGTGAATCTTGGAGCATTCTACCTCTGTGGGATTCCAGCTGCGGCCACATTGGCATTTTGGGTGAAACTGAGAGGAATAGGACTTTGGGTTGGTATACAAACTGGATCTTTCCTTCAAGTTTCTCTACTTGCTATCATAACAAGTTGCATCAATTGGGAACAACAA GCAATCAAAGCAAGAACGAGAATATTTGAGGGTCAATTTTCAGCAGACACTACATTGGTATGA
- the LOC107467460 gene encoding protein DETOXIFICATION 12 isoform X2 gives MTMNMEEPLLAPREKELERKRRRGVTWKSLIQELKSICIIAGPMVAVTAFQYLLQIVSIMMVGHLGELYLSATALAFSLSTVTGFSLLLGMASGLETTCGQAYGAQQYQRIGKQTYTAIFCLILVSVPLSFIWINIEQILVFLGQDPMIAHEAAKFMLWLVPALLAYSILQPLVRYFQMQSLLLPMLITSCVVFCVHILLCWALVFKTQLKNVGGALSFSISIWLNVIILGLYMRYSSACAKTRAPLSMDIFQGTREFFRFAVPSAVMICLNTISTVYCIPFGIGAAASTRISNELGAGNPEAARIVVMAAMSLAMMETSVVSATLFSCRHIFGYVFSSEKEVVDYVTVMAPLVCLSVIFDSMQGFLSGVARGCGWQHLGVYVNLGAFYLCGIPAAATLAFWVKLRGIGLWVGIQTGSFLQVSLLAIITSCINWEQQAIKARTRIFEGQFSADTTLV, from the exons ATGACTATGAACATGGAGGAGCCCCTACTGGCACCTAGAGAGAAAGaactagagagaaaaagaagaagaggagtaaCATGGAAAAGCTTAATCCAAGAACTGAAGAGTATTTGCATCATAGCAGGTCCTATGGTAGCTGTTACAGCCTTCCAGTATCTTCTACAGATTGTATCTATCATGATGGTTGGTCACCTTGGTGAGCTTTATCTCTCTGCCACCGCCTTAGCTTTCTCCCTTTCTACTGTCACTGGTTTCAGCCTTCTT TTAGGGATGGCTAGTGGTCTGGAAACTACTTGTGGACAGGCTTATGGAGCTCAGCAATACCAAAGAATTGGAAAGCAGACATACACTGCCATCTTCTGTCTAATATTGGTGTCTGTTCCTCTGTCTTTCATTTGGATCAACATTGAACAGATACTAGTGTTCCTTGGTCAGGACCCTATGATTGCTCATGAAGCAGCAAAGTTCATGCTTTGGCTTGTTCCAGCACTTTTGGCATACTCAATTCTGCAGCCATTAGTTCGATACTTCCAAATGCAAAGCTTGCTTCTTCCTATGCTAATAACCTCTTGTGTAGTCTTTTGTGTCCACATACTTCTTTGTTGGGCATTGGTGTTCAAGACTCAACTCAAGAATGTTGGTGGTGCTTTATCATTTAGCATCTCAATCTGGTTGAATGTCATCATTCTTGGATTATACATGAGATACTCTTCAGCATGTGCCAAAACACGGGCTCCACTCTCCATGGACATATTCCAAGGAACTCGCGAGTTCTTTCGATTTGCAGTCCCTTCTGCAGTAATGATTtg TCTTAATACCATTTCAACTGTGTATTGTATCCCTTTTGGAATTGGTGCTGCAGCAAG CACAAGGATTTCAAATGAACTAGGAGCTGGGAATCCAGAGGCTGCCCGGATTGTGGTGATGGCAGCAATGAGTCTTGCAATGATGGAGACAAGTGTAGTAAGTGCAACTCTCTTCAGCTGCCGCCACATCTTTGGATATGTTTTCAGCAGTGAGAAGGAAGTTGTTGATTATGTAACTGTCATGGCTCCTTTGGTCTGTCTCTCAGTCATATTTGACAGCATGCAAGGTTTTCTTTCAG GGGTTGCTAGAGGTTGTGGATGGCAGCACTTAGGTGTTTATGTGAATCTTGGAGCATTCTACCTCTGTGGGATTCCAGCTGCGGCCACATTGGCATTTTGGGTGAAACTGAGAGGAATAGGACTTTGGGTTGGTATACAAACTGGATCTTTCCTTCAAGTTTCTCTACTTGCTATCATAACAAGTTGCATCAATTGGGAACAACAA GCAATCAAAGCAAGAACGAGAATATTTGAGGGTCAATTTTCAGCAGACACTACATTGGTATGA
- the LOC107467461 gene encoding protein DETOXIFICATION 12: MEESLLAAKERSSSWTWKKGYKEEMKRICEIAGPMVVVIASQYLLQVVSTMMVGHLGELALSSSSLAISLSGVTGFSLLMGMASGLETICGQAYGAEQYQRIGMQTYTAIFSLILVCVPLSILWINIEQILVFLGQDPLIAHEAAKFIIWLIPALFAYAILQPLVRYFQIQSLLLPMLVSSCVTLFLHIPLCWLLVFKAGLNSAGGALAVSISIWCNVIFLGLFMRYSPSCAKTRAPISLEMFRGIGEFFRFAVPSAVMICLEWWSYELLILLSGLLPNPQLETSVLSVCLNTISTLYTIPFGIGAAASTRVSNELGAGKPLAARVAVLAGMSLAVIETSIVSATLFSCRHIYGYVFSNEEEVVDYVTVMAPLVCVSVILDSLQGVLTGIARGCGWQHLGVFVNLGAFYLCGIPAAAALAFWVNLKGKGLWIGIQVGAFVQTVLLATITSCINWEQQAIKARKRIFDGQFSEDNILI, translated from the exons ATGGAAGAGAGTCTTCTAGCGGCAAAGGAAAGATCATCATCATGGACATGGAAGAAAGGTtacaaagaagaaatgaagaggaTATGTGAGATAGCAGGGCCCATGGTGGTAGTGATAGCTTCTCAGTATCTGTTGCAGGTGGTTTCAACCATGATGGTTGGTCACCTTGGCGAGCTTGCTCTCTCAAGCTCTTCTTTGGCCATATCCCTCTCTGGTGTCACCGGTTTCAGCCTCCTT ATGGGGATGGCGAGTGGACTGGAAACTATATGTGGACAGGCTTATGGAGCAGAACAATACCAAAGAATTGGAATGCAAACATACACTGCCATCTTTTCTCTCATATTGGTGTGTGTTCCCCTCTCTATTCTTTGGATCAACATTGAACAGATACTAGTCTTCCTAGGCCAGGACCCTCTCATTGCTCATGAAGCAGCCAAGTTCATCATATGGCTTATTCCAGCCCTTTTTGCATACGCAATTCTGCAGCCGTTAGTTCGATATTTCCAAATCCAAAGCTTGCTTCTTCCCATGCTTGTAAGTTCTTGTGTCACTCTATTCCTCCATATACCTCTTTGTTGGCTCTTGGTGTTCAAGGCTGGACTCAATAGTGCTGGTGGAGCATTAGCAGTTAGCATTTCAATCTGGTGCAATGTCATTTTTCTTGGATTATTCATGAGATACTCTCCATCATGTGCAAAAACACGCGCTCCGATTTCTCTGGAGATGTTCCGAGGAATTGGGGAGTTTTTTCGCTTTGCTGTCCCTTCTGCAGTAATGATTTG CCTTGAATGGTGGTCATATGAGTTGCTTATCTTGCTGTCTGGGCTGTTACCAAACCCACAACTTGAGACTTCAGTTTTATCTGTTTG TCTTAATACAATTTCAACTCTCTATACCATCCCTTTTGGAATTGGTGCTGCAGCAAG CACAAGAGTTTCAAATGAATTAGGAGCAGGGAAACCACTAGCTGCTCGTGTAGCCGTGCTGGCTGGAATGTCTCTTGCAGTAATTGAGACGAGTATAGTAAGCGCAACCCTCTTTTCGTGTCGCCACATTTATGGTTATGTTTTCAGCAACGAGGAGGAAGTTGTTGATTATGTCACTGTCATGGCTCCTCTGGTTTGTGTATCTGTTATACTAGATAGCCTACAAGGTGTTCTGACAG GGATTGCTAGAGGTTGTGGATGGCAGCACTTAGGagtttttgtaaacctaggagCTTTCTACCTCTGTGGGATTCCGGCTGCGGCTGCGTTGGCATTTTGGGTGAATCTGAAAGGAAAAGGACTTTGGATTGGAATACAAGTTGGTGCATTTGTTCAAACTGTTCTACTTGCTACCATTACAAGCTGCATAAATTGGGAACAACAG GCAATCAAGGCAAGGAAGAGAATATTTGATGGTCAATTTTCAGAAGATAATATACTGATATGA